AATTCAGATTAGCGCGGCTCTAAAAGCACAATACCCAGATGATCCGGCAGGGCGTACCGCCGTTCGACAGGCGTTCGAGCAATTCAACGAACCGACCTATCTGCATCAGGTCGTTGCCCACTCAACCGACAATACATTGGTTCGATTCCCGGATTTACCAGAAGCCCTTGCCGCATTAAATGAATCGCACAGCGAATGGCGATCCCACTTCCACGTCCCGCTGTTTGTGGCCGACTATGGGCTCCTGCAATCCACTCAAGACGACATTGTGGAGGTGCTGCGGCTTCAGGCTGAACGACGCTTTACCAACCAGCTTGAAGTAGAAACCTATACCTGGGGCGTATTGCCTGATGATCTAAAGAAAGAGCTGGTCGACTCCATTGAGCGCGAAATGAAATGGGTCATCGAGCAAATAGAGTAGGTACAGGCTACCAATCAAGAAAATTAAAAACCCCTAAATTCCATGAATAGACTTTAGGGGTTTTAATGAAGCGGTTTTACACTTTTCCTATTAGTCAAAATGAGCGCGTTTTTTGTCATTCCTCCTGCGTCGGAATGACAAAAAACGCGCTCATTTTAAATGTATCTTCAAAAGTTCAGACAGCTTCAATATCTAAAAAAAGCTGAAGCGTGCGCCAAGCTGAACCTGGAATGGATCGCCCGAAGGTGTAACAGCTCCTGTATTGTTAACCCGGTAATTATACTGCGGCACTGCTGCGTTGAAGCCCGGTAAGGCAGCAGTGGTGCTCGTTGCCGGAACGCTCAACGCATACAGTGCCTGCGTACCCAGCGATTTGTTCGTTCCCCAATCTCTTTTCAGCAAATTCGTAAAATTGAATACGTCGGCCGATAGTTCAAGGGCATAATTCTTCCCGAACCTGAACCGTTTTAGCGCCCGGATGTCCAGTACACCGTAGAAACCATTGATCCCACCATTCCGCTCGGCAATCCGGCCTGAATACGTATTGATATACTCTTTCAGGCTCTGGCTGGCAGCAGGGTTATCGAGTAGCGCTTGCAGACCTGTCCGAACGTTGGCGGCTACTTCGGGATTGTTCCGATCAAATACAAAAGCCAGATCGTTAGTCGCAACGAAGTCACCGTTGGTATTAGCGCCTGACAGCAATGAGTAGCGTGTACCGCCAATACCCGTATAACGGAAGCCCAGCGTAACGCCAAAGAATGACGGCAACGTACCGTATACGACCACCTTGTTTCGGAAATGGTTATCGGAATACGTCATGGTGCTCAGATTGCGTGGATCATCTTTTACGGGCAGCACCAGCGTAGCCGTGTTGGCCACGTTACCATTGTAGGTAACATTGTCGCGGGTATCGTTCCAGGTGTAGCTCGCCGTAATTTCGCCATCCCGGAAATATTGCCACGTAGCATCGACCACAGCCGCAAACTGATTCACCCGGCCTTCGCTGTTCAGTTCCAGCACCCGCCCCAGTCGATTGCTGATACGCCCCTGCTGCCAATCGCCCACACCTGTCGATGGCATGGAAGCCAGCGGTACATATACCCCCCGATTCGCTTCGTTGGTCAGTCGGAAGAATGGTTCTGCCACCATATTCCGGTCGATGTACATATAGTTGTTACGACCCAGCGACATGTACCCCGACACACCAACTTTTAATCGGTCCGTCAGGAAGCGTGAATACGAGATATTGGCCTTGTAGAGTACTGGTATTTTAGCGTCGGGGCCAGTCATGTTAATGGTTGGCACCTGAAACTGGGCCAGCGTCGGAATACTGGAAGCATTTTGTCGGTAGGCTGCAAAATCTGGCGTCGGTACGTTGGCCCCCCGCACATCGACCGTAGCAAAGTGCTTACCATCGAAGGTCAGGTTGTTGATTAGCATATAGTTGTTAATATCCGACGCAAACACGCCTGCCCCCAGCCGGATAAAGGTGCGGTGTTCGTTATTAACGTCCCAGTTGAACTGAATACGCGGCTGCGCAATGAACGATTTGATCTGGTTGTCGGTGCGTAGTTTCAGTTCATCAAATACCACCTGATTAAACTGCGCTTTGGGGTAAATCGAATAGTCGAAACGCAGACCAGCGGTCATTTCCAGTTCCGGCAGCAGGTGCGTGTTGAGTTGTCCGTAGGCACCCAGGTTGTATATATTGCCGTAAACGGTCGGATCGGCCACGAGAGGCACCTCACGGTAGAACCGATACGGCTTGAGGTTATTGAAATTATCGAGTGCCGACCCAGAAGCGTCGTTGATAAAATGGAACCGGCCATTTACTTCACTGCCGTACAGCGATTTAGCGTGTGTGTACATCAGATCGGCGCCGAACGTGTACTGAACTCGGTCGGTGTTGTAGTAAAAGTTGTCGACCAGTTGCAGCACATCGTTCGTAAACCCTTCCTGTGCAAAGCGATGACCACCCATCTGAATATTGGTCGACAACGTTTTTCCGTCCACCGTCGATGTTACGTTCTCTACGATGTTACGTGGAATATTGGCGGCAGGCAACTGATCGCCAGGACCACTTTTCTGATAGGTGTAGAGATACTGGAGCTTCAGCTCGTTAGTTATCTTGGGCGAAAACGTCGTACGGAGCGTAGCCAGCAAACTGTTGTCAATGTTATAATCGTTACCGTACGACTCATAGATGTTGATGGCTGTATTGTCGGCCAATCCTAATTTATTCCGGTCGTTGGTATAGTTGTCGCGGATGGTCAGCAGGTTATTGGCGTTGATCTGCCAGTCGATGCGGGCGAAGGCTGCATCAGTACCCCGGTTTTTGGGGAATGTACCGAATTGCTGCGTATTAGCCACTCCATACTTGCTACGGGCAATGTCTACATAGCGATTGAGTGTTGCATTGGTCACGTTAAAGCGGCTTTCGTCGAGCGGTGTCTGTACATCGGCGATAATGAGCGGGCGCGAATCCTGCTGATGGTCCCATACAACGAAATAGTGCAGTTTGTCCTTGATAATTGGCCCGCCTAACGAAAACCCAAACTGATTGGTCGAGAACGGTACATTGCGCACGTTACCACGAATGTCATACTTACTCGACAGCCAGTTGGCTCGGGTGTAGTTGAATACGCTCCCGGTTAGTTTGTTGGTTCCTGCCTTCGTTACCGCACTCACCAGACCACCCCCAGCCCGACCGTAAACGACATCGTACTGGTTGGTGATTACCTTGAACTCCCGAACGGCTTCAATCGAGATGGAGTACGGTGCACCGCTACGGCTGGTTGTTGCTCCGGCCGACGTTGGGTTTTTAGCCGTCATTCCGTCAATGGTGTAGTTGGTGGATGAGCCAAGCTGCCCCGACAGGCTACCGCTACTATTGGTGAGGGGCGACAGGTTAACGAGCTGCGTAAAATTTCGGCCATTGACAGGCATCGAAATCAGCGTTTTGGCGTTGATAGCTGTAGCGGCCCCCAGGTTATCTGTTTTGTTTTTCAAACCTGATGCCACGACCTGCACCACTTCAAGAGACTGATCGGCTTCCTGCATAGTCAGGCTGATTCGAATGGCGTCGCCCTGGTTGACCATGTAGCCCGACCGTTTTTGTTCCCCATAGCCAATAAACGTAACCCGTATCGTATACGGCCCGCCTAAAGGAATTTCCTTAAATGCGTACTCCCCTTTGGCATTGGTTACCGTTCCGGTCGTAAATCCGGTCGATTCGTTGCGCACCTGGACCGTAGCACCAGGCAATGGTGATTTCTCTTTTTCAGAGATCACCCCCGAAATAGAAGCTTGTGTAGTTTGTGCTAGTGTTTCGTTGATGAAAAAACTGGATAAAAATAGAAGGATAGCACTAAATAGTAGGCCTTTTTTCATTTGACAACTGAGTAGTTATGAGTTGCAAAGAGAGTACCCGCGTTTTAACTGAATTTTAACCTACGCTTACCTTATCATTACCATTATACAAAATGGAGTTAACGATTTAATTACATCAGAAACTATCAGGCCAATAAAGCAATCAGTATGGTAGAATAACTATTTTCACGCTTTATTGCAGAGAACCATAACGGCCTCCAAAACCGTTTTACGGGCAAATTCAATACTTTTACAGGAGATTTTCCTTCGTTCAGATAACCATGCAAAAGACCGTAGTACTCGACGTTGTAGGGCTGTCGTACTCGCTCATTGGCGAGCACACGCCTTTTCTGAAACAATGGTTTGCCAGCAAACATCAGGCGACCATCGATCCGATGCTTCCGGCTGTTACGACCTCCGTTCAATCGACCTATGTAACAGGCAAATGGCCGAGCGAAACGGGAATTGTCGGCAATGGTTGGTATGACCGAACGGATAGTGAGGTAAAATTCTGGAAACAGTCGAACAAGCTGGTAGCGGGTGAAAAAATCTGGGAACGGGCGAAGAAAATCGATCCCAATTTTACGGTTTCCAAGATGTTCTGGTGGTATAATATGTACTCTACCGCTGATTTTTCGGCCACTCCCCGCCCCCAGTATCCATCCGACGGCCTGAAAATTCCCGACTGCTATACCCACCCCGGCGACCTTCGCGATAAACTACAGAAAGAGCTGGGTACATTTCCACTTTTTCAGTTCTGGGGCCCAGCCACCACCATCAAAAGTAGCCGATGGATTGCCGATGCATCTATGCTGGTTGATAAGTGGCACCACCCGACTTTAACCCTGATTTACCTGCCCCATCTGGATTATTGCCTACAAAAATTCGGTCAGGATTTTTCTAAAATTGCCACAGATTTACGCGAGATCGACGACGTTTGCCGCGACCTGATTCAGTATTATGAGAAAGAAGGCGCGGAAGTGATTGTGTTGTCGGAGTATGGCATTACGAATGTCGATAACCCGATTCATATTAACCGCATTCTGCGCGAAGCGGGTATGATCCGCTACCGGGAAGAACGAGGGCTTGAAATGTTCGATGCAGGCGCTTCTCCCGCTTTCGCTACACCCGACCACCAGATTGCCCACGTATACATCAACGATCCGTCGGTGTTTGATAAAGTTCGCTCGTTACTCGAAAAAACACCCGGCATCGAGTTGGTGCTGGATAAGGAGCAACAGAAGCAGTACCATATCGATCACGAGCGCTCGGGAGATCTGGTCGTGGTAGCCGATGCCCGCAGCTGGTTCACCTATTACTACTGGCTCGATGACGCGCGCGCTCCCGACTACGCCCGGCTGGTTGCCATTCATCAAAAGCCGGGGTACGATCCGGTAGAGATGTTTATGGACCAAACGAATCCGTTCATTAAACTGAGAGCAGGCTATAAACTGGGGCGTAAATTACTTGGCTTCCGATACCTGATGGACGTTATCTCGCTGGATGCTACCCTCGTAAAGGGTTCTCACGGACGAGTCGGTACAGCTCCCGAACATCACCCGGTTTTTGTCAGTAATCGAAATGTTGGAAAATCCCTGTCGGCTATTTCCGTTTACGATCAGATCTGGGAGACGTTATCAGCCAGCATATTAGTCAGCAAATAATGAATAATGTCTAATGCAAAATGTATAATAAATAAGGGCACTACGACAATTATTCATTGTACATTTTGCATTAGACATTATTCATTACTTATTGATTATTTGGGCGAAAGCGCCTAAATTAACTCTATGAAAGCGATCGTTCCTCTTTTACTATTGCTCTCGGCTTGCTCTACTCATCGACCGGTGGCCGTGAATGTTCCTGCCGACGGTGCCGAATATTATCAGGCCAGCCAACCGATTGCGGGCTACCAGCAACGTCTGTATCCAGATCCACAGGGTGGTTTAGGGCATTCGCAGGACCCAGATATTAAAGTTACCGACATTCGTTTGACGGCTAGTTATACGGTGCTGTACATGACCTTTGGTAAAGACCCTCACGGCCACGACAACAACTATTATGGCACCAGCAGCATTTCTTTCAATTCGAAGGCTGTATTGGCGACATCCGATGGAAAGAAAACCTATGCGCTGGTTAAGACAGAAGGGATTCCTATATCGCCCGAAACCCGCGATATTAAAAATGATGAAAAAGTGCCGTTTATTCTATATTTCGAGCGGCTGGACAAGGGAGTTGAGTCGTTCGATCTGTTTGAATGCAAAAGTGATGCTCAAAACTCCTGCTTCAATGTAGCAGGCATGACTGTACGTAATCCAATCGATTGAGTAACATAGCAGCCAAAATAATCTATCTTTTTCTGTTCATATATACACCGAATCCAGTAATCTGGCGTTAATTTTATAGTTTCCAGTCGATTATACTGTTTGATTATGGTGTTGATTACCTCCGTAAGCCGTCGCTTACGCACTCCTCTTTTTTTACTTATCAGTCTGTTTATCACTGTGCTTACCTTTGCACAGGTCAACTTAACCTATCGGTTGCTTAACGGATATACGCTGAGTAGTGAGGCATCGGTCAATAAGAACAAACCTACCGTATTCGTACTCGGCGAAACCGAAGCTTTTGAAAAGGTTTTTAATCCAGCCGTTACAACCAAACGCCCCGATGCTCTAAATTTCACGAAAGAAACGGCAATTGGTATTGTTCTTCCTCCCACAACCAAGCCACCTAAACTTTCGATCAGCAAAGTCTTTGTTCAGGATTCAGTTTTA
This window of the Spirosoma aerolatum genome carries:
- a CDS encoding TonB-dependent receptor → MKKGLLFSAILLFLSSFFINETLAQTTQASISGVISEKEKSPLPGATVQVRNESTGFTTGTVTNAKGEYAFKEIPLGGPYTIRVTFIGYGEQKRSGYMVNQGDAIRISLTMQEADQSLEVVQVVASGLKNKTDNLGAATAINAKTLISMPVNGRNFTQLVNLSPLTNSSGSLSGQLGSSTNYTIDGMTAKNPTSAGATTSRSGAPYSISIEAVREFKVITNQYDVVYGRAGGGLVSAVTKAGTNKLTGSVFNYTRANWLSSKYDIRGNVRNVPFSTNQFGFSLGGPIIKDKLHYFVVWDHQQDSRPLIIADVQTPLDESRFNVTNATLNRYVDIARSKYGVANTQQFGTFPKNRGTDAAFARIDWQINANNLLTIRDNYTNDRNKLGLADNTAINIYESYGNDYNIDNSLLATLRTTFSPKITNELKLQYLYTYQKSGPGDQLPAANIPRNIVENVTSTVDGKTLSTNIQMGGHRFAQEGFTNDVLQLVDNFYYNTDRVQYTFGADLMYTHAKSLYGSEVNGRFHFINDASGSALDNFNNLKPYRFYREVPLVADPTVYGNIYNLGAYGQLNTHLLPELEMTAGLRFDYSIYPKAQFNQVVFDELKLRTDNQIKSFIAQPRIQFNWDVNNEHRTFIRLGAGVFASDINNYMLINNLTFDGKHFATVDVRGANVPTPDFAAYRQNASSIPTLAQFQVPTINMTGPDAKIPVLYKANISYSRFLTDRLKVGVSGYMSLGRNNYMYIDRNMVAEPFFRLTNEANRGVYVPLASMPSTGVGDWQQGRISNRLGRVLELNSEGRVNQFAAVVDATWQYFRDGEITASYTWNDTRDNVTYNGNVANTATLVLPVKDDPRNLSTMTYSDNHFRNKVVVYGTLPSFFGVTLGFRYTGIGGTRYSLLSGANTNGDFVATNDLAFVFDRNNPEVAANVRTGLQALLDNPAASQSLKEYINTYSGRIAERNGGINGFYGVLDIRALKRFRFGKNYALELSADVFNFTNLLKRDWGTNKSLGTQALYALSVPATSTTAALPGFNAAVPQYNYRVNNTGAVTPSGDPFQVQLGARFSFF
- a CDS encoding alkaline phosphatase family protein, with the translated sequence MQKTVVLDVVGLSYSLIGEHTPFLKQWFASKHQATIDPMLPAVTTSVQSTYVTGKWPSETGIVGNGWYDRTDSEVKFWKQSNKLVAGEKIWERAKKIDPNFTVSKMFWWYNMYSTADFSATPRPQYPSDGLKIPDCYTHPGDLRDKLQKELGTFPLFQFWGPATTIKSSRWIADASMLVDKWHHPTLTLIYLPHLDYCLQKFGQDFSKIATDLREIDDVCRDLIQYYEKEGAEVIVLSEYGITNVDNPIHINRILREAGMIRYREERGLEMFDAGASPAFATPDHQIAHVYINDPSVFDKVRSLLEKTPGIELVLDKEQQKQYHIDHERSGDLVVVADARSWFTYYYWLDDARAPDYARLVAIHQKPGYDPVEMFMDQTNPFIKLRAGYKLGRKLLGFRYLMDVISLDATLVKGSHGRVGTAPEHHPVFVSNRNVGKSLSAISVYDQIWETLSASILVSK